AGCAGGCCGACCTCGACGCCGTAGCCGGACAGGAACGGCACCTGCTCCAGCGCCGAGCGGCGGCCGGCGTACTCGCCGCCCAGCGGCTGCACGAACCCGGCCAGCTCCGGCCACAGCGCGTCGAGCAGCGGCCGGGCGGTCAGCTCGGTGACCCGGCCGCCGCCGGCGGGGGAGGTGTGGCCGGACAGTTCCAGCGGCCGGGTGTAGCAGCCCTTGACGTAGCCGACCTGCGGATCGGTGAGCAGCGGGGCGAGCAGGCCGGGCACGTAGTGCGTCACGTCGCCGAGCAGGTCGGCGTCCAGGAAGACCAGCAGGTCGCCGGTGGTGGCCGCCAGCGACTTCCACAGCGCCTCGCCCTTGCCCGGCCGGGTGCCGTGGGCGGGCAGCACGTCGGCGGTGGCGACGACGTCGGCGCCGGCGGCCCGGGCGACCTCGGCGGTGCGGTCGGTGGAGTCGGAGTCGACGACGAGCAGCTCGTCGACCAGCGGGACCCGCCGCACCCACCGCTCGACGAGATCCCCGGCCAGCCGGCCGACCGTGGCCTCCTCGTCGCGGGCGGGGAGCACGACGCTCACCCGGTGCCCGCCCCGGCGCTTGGCCCGGAGCAGGGCCGCGACGTCGAGGTCGGCGGCCGAGCGGGCGGTGTACGTGCGGCCGGAGAACCAGGCGCGGGCGTCGGGTCGCATCGGCCCACTGTCGTGGACACGGCGCGAGCGGCGCCACGGTGGCGGGCGGAGTTCACGTCGCCGTGGCCGGGCGTTCGCGGCGGGGCCTCACACCCGGCTGGGGTCGGCCTCCCGCAGTGCCGCCGGGCTGTCGGGGCCGACGGCGGCGTCCGTCCCGTCGGGCTCCGGGTGGCCGAGCTCGGTGAGCCAGCCGCGCAGCACCCGGTGCAGGTGCTCGGCGCCGACGACCTCGCCCGGCGCGGTCAGCGTCCGGGGGTGGGCGAGGAAGCCGCGCTGCTGGGGACCGCCGAGCCCGCCGTGCGACCCGACGTGCGGCTCGAAGGGCGAGGCCTCATCGGTGTCGGGGTCGTAGCGGCTGTTGACCACGACGTCGGGGCAGTGCGGGAACCCGGAGACCCGGGTCACCAGCGCGGCCGCGTGCTCGCCGTAGGGCGCCAGCGGGTCCTCGCCGAGCACCTCCCGGGTGGCCAGCCGGTGCACCCCGTCGCGGCCGAGGACCACCGGCCCCTGGTCCTCGGAGTGCACCAGCAGGAAGCCCACGCCGTCGTGGTCGACCAGGGCCGGCAGCAGGTCGGGCCAGTGGTGCTCGATCTCCTCCAGCGGCACCCGGCCCGGCAGGTCGGGGAACGAGATCGCGGCGGTGTGCCCGGAGACGACGACCACCACCCCCGGCGCCACCCGGGCCACGCGGCCGGGCTGCCCCGGCGGCGTGCGGTGCCGGTGCTCGGCGGCGCCGGCGGTCTCCACCCGCTCGCGCAGCCGGCGGGCGATGACCCCGGGCCCGGACGCGGCCTCGGCCAGCGCGGAGGCGACCTGCCAGCCCTCGGCCGGCCGCCGGCTGTCCCGGGGCTCCCCGCCGCGCTGTCCGGGCGGCGGGGAGCCGCCGCAGTGCCGCCCGACGAAGGCCTCGATCGTCTCCCCGAAGCGCTGGGCGAACGCCTCGCCCTGCGTCTGGCCGTGGTCGGAGAGCAGCACCAGGTGGTAGGGGCGCGGGCCGAGCTGGACCGCGCGGGCCAGCCGGCCGATCTGCTGGTCGATGCTGCGCAGCACCTCGAGGGTGTCGAAGCGCTCGACGCCGCTGTGGTGGGCGACCTCGTCGTAGCCGAGGAAGTCGGCGTACACCACCGGCCGGCCGGCCAGCACGTCCTCGAGGATGGCGGCGACGACGACGTCGCGGGCGACGACCGTCGTCCCCGGCCGGGCCAGCGGGTAGACCCCGCCCCGGCTGACCCGCGGGCGCACGTCGGCGCGGCGCTGGCGGGCGGCGGCCGCGAGCTCGCGGTAGACGTCGGCCAGCGACGTCCCGAGCGTGCGGACGGCGTTCACCGGGTTGGCGAAGTAGGCGTAGTAGCCCCCGCCCACCCGGTCGCGGCGCCGCCCGGCCCGCCGCGGCGCCACCAGTGGCAGCGAGCTCATGGTCAGGCTGACGAACGGGGCGTCGCCGCTGAACAGGTTGCCGCGGCTGGCGCCGCCGCCGGCGAGCAGCCCGCGGCCGTCGGAGTGCCGCCGCTCGACCTCGGCGGCGTCGGACGGGCGCGACACCGCGACGACGTGGTCGCGGTCCTTCTCGTACCAGCGGAAGCCCGGGACGTCGTGGTTGGAGCCGTGCAGGATGCCGCACACGGAGGCGCCGGTCTGCGAGCTCCAGTCGGTGTGCCACGAGGTCAGCGCGTGGCTGCCCGAGCGCAGCCACGCGGCCAGTGTGGGCATCGACCCGTCGCGGACGGCGCGGCGGGCGACGTCGGCACCCAGGCCGTCGATCTGCAGGAACAGCACGCCGGGCGGGCAGGGCTCCAGGCTGGCGCCGCCCGCACGGCGCCGGGCACGGCGGAAGAACACCTCGTCCTCGTCGATGGCCAGCGCGCTGCTGACCACCGCCGTCACCGCGGCCATGGCGACGACGACGAGCACGCCGGTGCGCAGGTCGGCCACGACCACGCCCGGCACGGCGAAGGAGACGGCGAGCACCGCGGCCCCCAGCAGCAGGAAGCTGCCCAGCCCCAGGGTGAACAGCGCGACCGGCAGGGCCACGCGCATCACCAGCGGCCAGACGACCCCGGCGAGCAGTCCGAGCAGCAGGGCGGCCAGCGGTGGCTGCCACCAGCCGCCCGTCGCGAAGCCGTCGAGCCAGCGGTCGAGGACGACGAGGGCCAGCGTGGTCAGCAGCCAGGTGAGCAGCACCCGGGCCGTCGTCCGCCCGCGGCCGAGCACCCGGCCACCCGGGCCGCCCGGCCGGCTCACGCCGGGCCGCACGGCGTCGGGGTGTCCTCGTCCTCCGGCTCTCCCACGGGCGCGGGGTGCCGCCTGCGGTGCGCCCCCGCGAGGTTGAGCACCGCCCCGACGAGGAGCACGAGCAGGGTGGCCACCAGCGTGGCCAGGAGCGGGTTGTCGAAGACGCCCCCGCTGACGACGCCGATCACCGCGTAGGCGCAGGCCCACAGCGCCGCGGCGAGCAGCGACGCCGGCAGCAGCCGCCGCCACGGGTAGGCCAGCGCCCCCGCCGCCAGCAGCACGGGGATGCGGCCGGCGGGCAGCAGCCGGCCGGCGATGACTATCTGCCAGCCGTGCCGGCGGAACTGCTCGCGCACCTCCTCGATGCGGTCGGCGTGCTGGCCGCGCGCCACCCAGCGCAGCGCGGCCGGTCCGCCGTACCGGCAGACGGCGAAGGTGAGGACGTCGCCGGCCCAGGCGCCGAGCGTGGAGAGCAGGAGCACCAGCGTCAGGTCGAGCCGGCCCGTGCTGGTGGCCAGGGCCGCGGCGGCGCCGACCACCGCCCCGGTGGGCACGACCGGCACGACCGAGCCCAGCAGCACGCCGCCGAGGACGACCGGGTAGCCGAGCGTCGAGCCGTCGGTCCAGCTCGCCGCCAGCGTCCCCGCCGCGGTCACCGCGCTCACGGTGTGCCTGCCGCGGTGGGCAGCCCGACCGGCTCGCCGGGCTCGGTCAGCGCGACCGTGGTGGGCAGGCCGCGCGCGGCGACCGCGGCGGCGAAGGCGCGCGGGGGGTCGGCCAGCAGCCGCCGGTAGCGCCCGGCGAGCCCGGGCAGCGTCGTCCCCCCGGGGACGGTGAGCGTGCCCCAGTGCACCGGGACGGCGACCGCCGGGCGCACCCGCGCCACCGCCTCGGCCGCCCGCCGCGGGTCGAGGTGGCCCGGTCCCAGCGTCGGTCCCCAGCCCCACACCGGCACCAGCGCGACGTCGACGCCGCGGTCCCCGATCCCGGTCATGCCGTCGAACAGGTCGGTGTCGCCGCAGGCGTAGACCGTCTGCCCGTCGCCCTCGACCAGGTGCCCG
This region of Geodermatophilus bullaregiensis genomic DNA includes:
- a CDS encoding MBL fold metallo-hydrolase, whose amino-acid sequence is MGLHWLGHSTVRVELAGSTVLTDPVLTRSVGPLRRVAPLPAPASWAGVDLVLVSHLHGDHLHLPSLRALDPDVRVVVPRGAGGWLRSRGQRWVDELAPGESLVHGALRVTAVPAAHSGHRWGPRLTHGPDTTAVGHLVEGDGQTVYACGDTDLFDGMTGIGDRGVDVALVPVWGWGPTLGPGHLDPRRAAEAVARVRPAVAVPVHWGTLTVPGGTTLPGLAGRYRRLLADPPRAFAAAVAARGLPTTVALTEPGEPVGLPTAAGTP
- a CDS encoding glucosyl-3-phosphoglycerate synthase, whose amino-acid sequence is MRPDARAWFSGRTYTARSAADLDVAALLRAKRRGGHRVSVVLPARDEEATVGRLAGDLVERWVRRVPLVDELLVVDSDSTDRTAEVARAAGADVVATADVLPAHGTRPGKGEALWKSLAATTGDLLVFLDADLLGDVTHYVPGLLAPLLTDPQVGYVKGCYTRPLELSGHTSPAGGGRVTELTARPLLDALWPELAGFVQPLGGEYAGRRSALEQVPFLSGYGVEVGLLVDLLGLLGLPGLAQVDLGVRRHTSQDQEALGRMAGQVVSAVLSRVPGVRADAGGLLTQFRSDGGGGFVPVSTSVAVDERPPMVGVAEYRADRAGAV
- a CDS encoding DedA family protein, which encodes MTAAGTLAASWTDGSTLGYPVVLGGVLLGSVVPVVPTGAVVGAAAALATSTGRLDLTLVLLLSTLGAWAGDVLTFAVCRYGGPAALRWVARGQHADRIEEVREQFRRHGWQIVIAGRLLPAGRIPVLLAAGALAYPWRRLLPASLLAAALWACAYAVIGVVSGGVFDNPLLATLVATLLVLLVGAVLNLAGAHRRRHPAPVGEPEDEDTPTPCGPA
- a CDS encoding phage holin family protein, whose product is MRPGVSRPGGPGGRVLGRGRTTARVLLTWLLTTLALVVLDRWLDGFATGGWWQPPLAALLLGLLAGVVWPLVMRVALPVALFTLGLGSFLLLGAAVLAVSFAVPGVVVADLRTGVLVVVAMAAVTAVVSSALAIDEDEVFFRRARRRAGGASLEPCPPGVLFLQIDGLGADVARRAVRDGSMPTLAAWLRSGSHALTSWHTDWSSQTGASVCGILHGSNHDVPGFRWYEKDRDHVVAVSRPSDAAEVERRHSDGRGLLAGGGASRGNLFSGDAPFVSLTMSSLPLVAPRRAGRRRDRVGGGYYAYFANPVNAVRTLGTSLADVYRELAAAARQRRADVRPRVSRGGVYPLARPGTTVVARDVVVAAILEDVLAGRPVVYADFLGYDEVAHHSGVERFDTLEVLRSIDQQIGRLARAVQLGPRPYHLVLLSDHGQTQGEAFAQRFGETIEAFVGRHCGGSPPPGQRGGEPRDSRRPAEGWQVASALAEAASGPGVIARRLRERVETAGAAEHRHRTPPGQPGRVARVAPGVVVVVSGHTAAISFPDLPGRVPLEEIEHHWPDLLPALVDHDGVGFLLVHSEDQGPVVLGRDGVHRLATREVLGEDPLAPYGEHAAALVTRVSGFPHCPDVVVNSRYDPDTDEASPFEPHVGSHGGLGGPQQRGFLAHPRTLTAPGEVVGAEHLHRVLRGWLTELGHPEPDGTDAAVGPDSPAALREADPSRV